The sequence CTTCTCTGCCAGAACTCTGTGTGGACACACCTTGAGTCTAGATGGATTAACATCTACAGTGCACTGTCAATGGGAAGGGACCTTCACCCAAACACTTCATGTGACCTATAAGTCATGTATAGAAATCCATCCTGGTCCCGGTGCTCTGTGTAAACTTCCAGTATTGTCAGGGATAAACTTGCCATCTGATGTTCATTGACCAGTACACAGAGTGAATGCGACGGAGGCAAGGAGAGTCTGCACCTGTGTAGACAGTAAGGTCCATTAGAACCATGGCGGTGTGGGATAAATTATTTTAATTTGGTATTGTTACTGGGGATGTAACCGTAGAAACACAATGATCCAGCTGTTAATGATAAATATAGAGAGGGTTTGGTGTTCATATAGGAAAATGAAAGTAAGGCTGACCTAAAAGTAACTAAAATGGATTCTACATAACCAGGAAGTATTTGCATCTCAGCAGAGTACATTGAAACTGCAtgaaattattcacctaaaagtaACAAATGCCCAGTACTTCCTGAGCAGCAAGGCATACGTTTATATCTCACTGCTCGTGTTCACTGGGCGGCACAGAGCACCTGGCCCAGCAAGATTGCCTTTCAGAAGTAAGCAGCGATGCTTTATTCATTTATACTAAGTGGGGAAAGGGGGAGTAAGCCGCTTCAAGACTCGGCTCATTTAGCCGTGAAAATCCAAGATTTTAGATCCTTAAGGGGAGAGTCAGAAGGCCCCCATAAACAGctgtcaaaggggttatccagggttagaaaaatcacagctactttaTTCCAAAAATCTTAAAGATCATCTTGTCCAGAAAGTTCagcaatcagccaacaaacaagcaaATAGTTGTTTGTCTGCTAATTTGATATTTTGTGCAGCCTTTCCACACAATTAAGCCTTGTTTAGGCTTAGggctgtataacacagcatgATCAGTGGGGTAAGCAAGCAACAATCTGGTAAATTAATAAAGATGTTGTGCTTaactctccacactcccccagtctCCTTCTGGCTTTTTGCCAGTCTCTGCAGAGACAGCCAACTCAGCCTCAGTCAGGAATTGGCGgcggctgcagtcagcgggggatgCAGAGACATGGGggtagcatggagaggtaagcataacatcctTATTATTTACTCTGTACTgaaccagagtactcctttaatcagCCGTTTCCCGCACATCAGCTATTACATAGAGCAATGCGTGGCCAAAGATCTTTAAACTTGTTAAAAGGCAATAAACTGCTGCCGAGAGAACGATTGTTGCTCccctgctgatcattgtctttattactttGAGCCATTTTAGCCTAATTCACCAAATGATCCCTCATGTAATAGGGCACAAATCACAGACATAGGTGCCATTTCCTGAAGACAGTCTAAAAGGGCCGTATGATTCCTCTTACCTTATCATACCGACAAACTGCCCCATTGTGATTTCTGGGGGTACAAGGAATTTGATCTTCTGAAGTGATGGTAGCAGTTTTTCTTGATGACTTCTCTCTACTATAAcctaaaaaatacaataaatatattttcctatatcccataatataaaattattaaaaattcATAAAAGGGTTGTCTAGGAGTACTGCCAAAATAAATCTTGCCTAGCTTCTGTTCCTAGATGCTAATGGCTTTCTCCTATTTCCTGTGATGTTTTGCATGGCAACAATGCAGaaacgataacgatcgaattcgaacgataatcgtacgtgtaaacgcagtgaacgatcaaacgatgagcgagaaatcgttcattttgatctttcaacaagttctcaaatcgtcgttgatgtgtgaacagtcgttcgccgatttaaccaatgtgtgagatatgcttaagtgatcgcaaaacaaattgccgtacgatatatcgtaccgtctaaacgctgatcgttatgaaaaaaaaatcgttactccgacatcgttaatcgtacaatcgggcgaattatcgtgccgtgtaaacgtagcattagagggAACAATTGTGCTAATTAAGTTCCCAGCAGTGCCTAATAGATGTTGTAATCAGCACCTTCATCTGGGTGGGG is a genomic window of Dendropsophus ebraccatus isolate aDenEbr1 chromosome 4, aDenEbr1.pat, whole genome shotgun sequence containing:
- the LOC138788011 gene encoding microtubule-associated proteins 1A/1B light chain 3A-like, with the protein product MPPLMNSTSLELNTTTFKQRKRLDSRIHEVNRVKTRYPCKIPVIVERSHQEKLLPSLQKIKFLVPPEITMGQFVGMIRCRLSLPPSHSLCVLVNEHQMASLSLTILEVYTEHRDQDGFLYMTYRSHEVFG